A region of the Theileria equi strain WA chromosome 4 map unlocalized gcontig_1105316255039, whole genome shotgun sequence genome:
ATCGACACTCAAGATGGACCCTCTAAAAGATACTCACCaaaaatccagtatagaaaggtacctagaaaatgacctactcactataatgatactaagactaacctaaaaatgatactagaATAATACTCTAAAAAAATCGCCTACTGAAAAGGTCTTGCTAAAAGTCTCTACTAAAATGAACCTCATAAAATCCACTAGaaaaaggtacctagaaaatgacccacaaaatgcatgcacaaaatCCTACCTTAAAATAacacccataagatgacCCTCTAAAAATCCACTATAAAAATCGACACTAAAAAACACTACTAAAAAACACCATAAAActgacccataaaatgcatctaaaaaatctactactaaaatgcatgtaaaaaaaTCCACTACTAAAATCCTACCTAGAATCCACCCCAGGAAATGCACTACTaaaaagtctctaaaaaagtcTTGGTAAAAACACCCATAAATTGCATGTAAAAAAATCCACTACTAAAATCCTACCTAGAATTGACACTACTAAAATGACCCTTAAAATAACACTctaaaaaatccactatAAAAATCGACACTAAAAAACACTACTAAAAAAACACcataaaaaatccactagaaaaaggtacctagaatcCACCCTCTAAAAAGGTCTTGCTAAAAGTCTCAtaaaaaatctactactaaaatgAACCTCATAAAAAGGTCTTGCCaaaagtctctaaaaaagtcACCCAGGAAATCCAACCTCATAAAAAAAAGATACTCCTAATAAGTCTTGCTAAaaaaacacccacaaaaaatgcatgcaagaAATCGACCTAGAATTTacccataaaaatcaaCCTATAAAAAAGTCTCcaacaacaaattacctaccccgtacgtaccggattgttatatgtgcgtgattagttcctacacccttgtagacactacagtttcctgtaggtttggggaataatcagaacaggcctttataaataagatttttcgattgtatttcgacctgaccttgatttcttgaccatttgagtttatcctcttactgaggattccagcgaatctcctagagagacttactggttcttcaacgattactataagcgccatagttttattaccgccttgctttttaaaagttatgtttatcccccgtctacactgggtagttttacaagtcgccacctgtttatataagaagaagttttttcgattaaattcaggtccacattgcaattcgtccagggttaacgctaaccttacgtcagctagattataataaagtcttctagtgccaagtatgtcattgttgaactctttgtcgtcagtttggaatgatgcacggtaggttgtaccagtttgtttaacgattGGTTTGGgtcttattcttccactatcatcatgtttttgttgctttttaagaggcaatatgtttccctgtttactctctgtatgatcgcaagctcgtacccatttagaaaagattttttgattagattcaggtaggcattgcccttcaacgagggataacgtagacctgttgtcagctacatcacttgttgatattaatgttggatttgtgacaccttttatcgtttcagctcgtgaagttgagatttcacTCGCTGCAGTTTGCATTCCGACGTTGTCGTCccctattgttttattcaggtgtgatgacttcctctggaggttccctCGGCTTAACAACGAGCCTAAAGGAGACCTTTCCTCggaaatcattgtttacgttgccgaattttggattttaatggttactccccgaccctctggtcgtttacgtgtcctgagtccttctttggagtcagaatacaatgttccttttggaattaaccatttatcgatGCCTGTGccgtttaactttttggaataaccgtgaaaatggccattgccgttatctctatcggaatggacttccaatgcttattcatcgtagttaaagagcctaagattgtgtattttagagaatatatctctaaaataagaaatatctaacaatcgatatttttcaccaaaagatttcgactcAAAAAGTCTCCATAAGATGACTCACTAAAGACTACCCTAGTAATGACCCtctaaaagagtctccaCAAAAATCGCCTACtgaaaggtacctagaaaacACCCTCTAAAAAGGTCTTGCTAAAAGTCTCATCAAAAAACccagtatagaaaggtacctagaatcCACCCACAAGAAATCCAACCTCAGAATAacactccataagacaCCATAAAAAATCACCCCTCTGGATAGACCTACAATAACACTACTTACCATGGACCTACTCTAAGGTACCCTCTGGATGGAGACCAAGCGACACTCACTAGATACTACCCACTCAACTCACTAAGAGACACACTCCATAAGAGTccattaaagagtctactagAACACTACTCTGAATGAGTCTCCATGGACCTACTAATACCACTATGTCTGCTAAAAGGTGCATCTAATAATGGTCACTAAAAATTCTGTCTAATATGGACCCTCAGGAGGGACCCAGTAAAAGGTAGCCTACTAATGAGACCAATTATGGGTCTACTAAGGGAGGTACTCATAAATAGTCTACTGGTAACATTCACTCTACCTATAAGTGTAAAGatactaccattaattaagTATGCACACTCCAATGGAATGTGATCAAGATGCAGCATTCATAAGGAGTCCTAGGAGGTGCTACAGTAGAAGTAGATTATCCTGACCCTGTCACAATATCCTTTAgcttatttaaaaatacatcTCTAGCGACTTCACTCCATGTTCCACcaacttttcaaagtaaTACCATCTCCTTGTTGGAGGCACTATCAGCGTCATCTCCAGCACTTCCTTATCACCTTTCCCATAAATAAGACAGGAACAACAGTGGTCACATCCATCTGACTTTCGTCCCACTAATACCGTATCAGAAGTTGCTTTTACAGATTTCCATAGTTTCTTTTCACCATCCCGTATCTCCTTGGCAAGGTACCCTGGTTTAGGATAGAAGTACTTTGTAGTAACTCCAAGGAGATCTACTTCAAAGCTACTGCATTCGTCAGTGCTATTGGCTAATGCAAGGTCAAGTTCAAAGTCTGATATATAATCTGCAGGATCCCTCAAGCTCTTCTTCTTGGCATCACTATTGGTACATGCTACCCACTTACCACATTCACTCCTAGAGTAAGCCTTCTTTGAGTCTCCGGAGGAATTGTCTAGGGTAACCAACACAAGTTCAGGTCTACCATCTTTGTTAAGATATGCCTTAGCATACTCGAATGTTTCTCCAGATGAAAGGGTATAAACCTCTTCAGTGCCAACTACCAACTTTGTAACGGTTACACCCCTCTTGGGAACTATGAGTTGGACTGCATTACCGTCAAAGGTGTAGTCGAAGGATTGGCACAGTATTCTACTTGGATGAGAGATATTTAGAGAAGCGTTCTtcccagattctccaatcAATGCCTTTGCCTTCTCATTAAATTCCTTCTCACtaatattcttccatactCCACcagtcttttcaaagtacttaGACTTGGTTCCAGTACTCTCTGAGGTCTCCAGGTAAAGAAGTTCTACACCATCCTTAGCATAAGACTCTACAAGTTTACACTTTTGGCCAGCTCCAGAAGCCTCCCATAGAGTAGCTCCAGAGTCTACAACAGAGGAGATGTGGAAAGCCCTCTTCGGAGAAAACTCCTGGAAGGATACTTCGGATTCTGTTTCTGTATACACATCAATCTTCTTACTATCTGGAGTGACAAGGTCTAGAGTGGCAGGAAGTGCATGCTTATACTTCTTCAGAGCAGCCCGCCTCTTTTTATGGTCATCTTCACTACCAGTCTTCCACTTCTTACCATCATGATACTTGTAGACAGTGCCTTCCTTACCAAGAAGACCTTTAGTTTCTAAAACAGCCAGAGTAggcttctctccatccatatacagTACTGCCGAAGAGCAAGGAGAACCAACTACAGCCCTGGCAGACCATATGTCCTTTCCATTGTACTTTACCTTTTTAGCGGTAACACCATTCTTAGCCTTGAGCTTTAGAACCTTAACAGCATATTCCTCAGCCTCCTCTACATCGAATAAGGATCCATCGACCTTGGTGAGGAAAGGGCTTAAAGGCTTTACAGCCTCTGTAGATTCTTGTCCAGTAGCTTCAGGGGAATTTTGTGGTTGTAAATCACTCCCACAGTAACAGAGTCTTACCAAACACACCGTCCATAGCACTGCCAAGATCCTCATACTACTCCCAactctcaactggtgtgacCAGAATGATCAGTGTGGATGAATGGGAGACCAAAGGCTAAAAAAGGATCCTGCAGTAGTCGACCTAGAGAAGAGAGTAAACTACCcaacaagaacagaaacaactaacatgaaacaaaaacaaaccaacaaattaagaccaactagTCAGTATCCAAGCTAGTCTCCCTACCAGAGcatctccatagacacccattaaatctgCCTAACCCAGGGGTCTCCATAGACTTCCCATGAGTATCATTAGATAAGGCGTACAAGAGGGTCTCTATAATAACGTTTGTAGATCCACCAACCTCCAAAACAGATTAATCCAGCAACACCTGTTGCAAGAGCTGCATATCCAAGACCTTTAAGAGTAGCAGGAGCAGTTTTCCATAGAACAGCACCTAGTCCTGCAAGACCAAATCACAATTCATAGTCCAGTGTCCTCTATTACTTTAGAAAGCCCGAATGAATGTCCACTATCCCACCCATTGGTGTATTCAGTGGAGTCCAGTACCAAGATACATGATCATTCACACCCCTAGTTACTATATGCTACATCTCTATCAAGcacttcctccattagtaCTCTCCATacactcatcctccctcacaagtagctcaccgtcagagagactgtccacagaacaagatgagtagCTATCAATACAGTCGTCCGTAGTACagtcaacactcacgtcagtcGATACAACCTCAATATCTATCAactctccataaaattccaccgagtccataaCACAGTCCACTCAACAGTATGTTGGAGTAGAGAGCAGCCAATAGTTAAAGCAAGAGAGATGCAGAGATGACAAGAAAGATGTAGATGCAGTAGGAATGCAAGTGTAGAATGTGTCAGAAATGAGACTAGAATGATAGTCACTGATCCAACTGGGAAGTAACACTAAGAGGTCAACCTCTCGAGACACTACCACCGAAGGTGGAATGGAGGCTCTCCATTAGAGTCCACTGAGTGAGAGTGGAGGAGCAGGAGAAGTTATCTACAATGGTTACACGGGCTCCTTACAGTCGCCACAGTCACAAGACTCATCTATTAGAAACACTCATAGTCACCATCACTCTATCCTCCCTTCAGTCGGATAGTCATTAtaaactacctagtctccgacgtcggtaggtcattaCTACCTCTGGTAGTGCTGAGAAGAGTACTCTTTTAGGCTCCTTCCAGTCGCCTGCTCGCATCCCTCACTCTTCGGGACTCGTCCTCCGCTTCGCTACAGACACATAGTTGGTCACTGGAACAACCAACCAAAGAAGGAGACTCTACAGTGGACTACAAACAGTTATGACCACTACGGGCTGAAAGGGGAACGTGTATGACTCATTAGACAAGTCCCGGAAGAGAGGTCTCTCAAGTGGCCATAATGGTGGACTCCAGACGCCAATCTCAGACTCACAACACTCAAACAGGGTACAGTAATGCCACGAGTACTCGTAGCAGCCAGAAAACGGTAGCAAGAGGGACCATGGAAGGACATAGGTCACTCCTGTCTTCTTCCCTGCCACCCCCATGACTTCTCCCCATCATCTCAGCCGGCCTTAGCCAGCATGTTCATTCACTTTGTCTTCTCGTCACACACGCTTTAATCCTTGGATTCGTTACAGAATGAAAGTCGCCGCTATCCTCTTCTCTGCTGTCAGCGTTCTCGCTGCTTCCGCTGCCGTTTTGGACTTCAAGAACCCAGATGCCGCCCTCGGTGAACTAGTTCATGGTGACCACCATAATCTTAAGGCCGTTGTCTTCGAGGCTGCTGCTGGTGCCGATGTCGAGGGTTTCAACTGCGCTGGCCACTTCACCTGGACTGCTCCAGCTGGCAAGAAGGTTGCCAAGGTTAATGCCGTTTCTCAGTGCAAGAAAGATGGTCTCGCCGTTGTCCACGTTGCCTTGGTTGATGGAGAGGATGTCTTTTTGGGCTTCAATGGTAAGGTTCACGAGGTCCTCACCCATGAGGCTTTCGTTGCCAAGCTTAAGGCTGCTGGCTGCCCACATGCCCATGAGTTGCCAGATGACAACTTGTTCAACAAGCTCAAGGAGTCCTTGAAGGCTGCTGCTCATCAAAGTTCTTCCTAGATCTGGGAATGGTCAATTTTTCGGTTGATTGCCGTTGATCTTATAACTAACCTCTGCTGTAATACTTACAGTCTGATTGTTGACCACTTCACATACATTCTACTCATGTACATACTTGTGTATGAAGCTGTTAGGTCGGTCTTATGAGTATTACAGAGTTTAGAATCAGTCTTTGCTGAGTATCCAACTGGATATCTACCGCATTTAGGCAGTCTTGGCTAGACTCTTGAGGATGAGTTCCTCAGTCACGTTAGAGGCACAGAGTGAGACCGCCGAAAAGACGTATTCCAACACCATTGAGACGTCGTTTACAGTGTTGTTCATCTCGATGATCTCGTCTGAAACTATCTTGTTGCCCTCCTCGTCGACCTGAGTGTTGTAGTACTCCAGAATAGGGTTGCACCCATTGAGTGCCCTTCCATACAAGTAGCCGTCGACAAAACACGTGACCACtgtgatgaagaagatcGCTTCTGCGGACTTCACAAACTCATAGTCACCCTGGCATCTGGCCCACAGTGTGAATGCACAGATCGCCAGAGCAAGGACACCTGCAACGTACAGGCGGAGGTCCctgaaaaacaaaaacGAGATGTGGGACTGAGACTCATTCCTGCCAGACGGGTCTACCGTCTCATCAACAGTGGATGAGTAGACGAGGCCGATGACGTCCATCAAGGTGAATGTCAGAGATATCACCAACTTTGCAGTGTGAGAGATGTCAAATAGGAAGGGGATCAAGCAGGGGAAGAAAAATGCAACTATGAAGCTTGTCAGTCCAAATAACATCACCCTTGGGTAGTAAAACCTGATGTGAGACGCCACTCTCAGAAACTGAGTGAACCTCGAAAACTCGTCCCTGGTACTGGTAGTCTCCTCTGAACCTCTGGAACTGTACTTGAAGTACAATACAGTGGCCCAGATCAATCCTATGATGGTGAGTACCGTTTGGAACAAGTGACACAAGGCCAAACAGAGTCTGATGCTGGACGTGGTCTCCAAACCCACCAAATGCTCCACCAGGTACTGAAAACAACCCAGGACAATGTCAGAGGCCGGGTAACCAGCAgacaaaatggagattGTGGAGTTCAGAAAGAACCTCGATATGACGAATGTACACGACTTGAGAGTGAATCCTTCCAGTGCGCCGTAAACTGCGTAGCAAATGATGAACGCATTGCGAGCTCCAACGCCTTCTCCAAACACTCCAATCAACACCAGGGAGATTTGGAGTGGCACAAACAACCATCCGAATACCAACATGGATTTGAAGTCCAAATGCAGTGTGAAGGAGGCGAGTAGGAATGCAGCCAACCCAGACGCAAAGTAGGAAAAGTTGCACTTGTTAGCAAAGTTGTCACACTCAAACAGAGTCTCAGTGAGAAGACTCGTGTTCAGATTAGCCGCCAATGCAAACCCtatgaagaagaacatGTACCTGTGGTATTTGTCGATCATCCGCCTCGTCTCCAGGTCCTTCGCAGGTTCCAGTGCAGGAAGAGTCCTCAACCCGGAAGACAACTTCCTCACTCCGGAACTCCACAACATCTTCAACAACTATGGCGTAACCGCAGTAAACGGTGTTCTGGCTCCGTAATGTCCTCTCCTAGCCAGATGCTCGTAAGGTTCATCTCGGCGGAACGCAAAAGCCttggtggaggaagaactaAAGGCACAGCACTCCAACCCCCTCGGCGACTTCCATCACAAATGTCAAGTAAAGATACTATCAGACGACATACTTCCAGAGTTAAAGTGTCTACTgtaggaagaagatgaagagttATTCACTGACCCCACCGGTGCTTAAGACAACTAGAGTTTACTCTCTAATTCACTAGTACTCTGGCAACTAGACACGGCATCAGTACCGATGAAAATACGTGGTCTTTTGTCTCTCAGGAGTGTTCCAGAGAGAGTCCCTACTACTCCAAAGTGAACAGACTCACAGGAAGAGTAATGGTCACCTTCCGGTTTGTAGACACACCCAGCCTTGACCTACTATCCAAAAGTACATTTATACATCATTATCCCTGTCTATGTTGCTTATGTATACGTCTATAGGTACTACTCAGTCAATGGTTCACCACAACTCTCTCCAGAACATGACCAATGGATTCACTGGATGGAGGTTGTGTGGCTGCAATCCGGAATTAACCCATGAAAATTACCATATCTGGTCTAACACTCTGCCATC
Encoded here:
- a CDS encoding hypothetical protein (encoded by transcript BEWA_051280A), giving the protein MISEERSPLGSLLSRGNLQRKSSHLNKTIGDDNVGMQTAASEISTSRAETIKGVTNPTLISTSDVADNRSTLSLVEGQCLPESNQKIFSKWVRACDHTESKQGNILPLKKQQKHDDSGRIRPKPIVKQTGTTYRASFQTDDKEFNNDILGTRRLYYNLADVRLALTLDELQCGPEFNRKNFFLYKQVATCKTTQCRRGINITFKKQGGNKTMALIVIVEEPVSLSRRFAGILSKRINSNGQEIKVRSKYNRKILFIKACSDYSPNLQETVVSTRV
- a CDS encoding 104 kDa microneme-rhoptry antigen precursor, putative (encoded by transcript BEWA_051290A), which translates into the protein MRILAVLWTVCLVRLCYCGSDLQPQNSPEATGQESTEAVKPLSPFLTKVDGSLFDVEEAEEYAVKVLKLKAKNGVTAKKVKYNGKDIWSARAVVGSPCSSAVLYMDGEKPTLAVLETKGLLGKEGTVYKYHDGKKWKTGSEDDHKKRRAALKKYKHALPATLDLVTPDSKKIDVYTETESEVSFQEFSPKRAFHISSVVDSGATLWEASGAGQKCKLVESYAKDGVELLYLETSESTGTKSKYFEKTGGVWKNISEKEFNEKAKALIGESGKNASLNISHPSRILCQSFDYTFDGNAVQLIVPKRGVTVTKLVVGTEEVYTLSSGETFEYAKAYLNKDGRPELVLVTLDNSSGDSKKAYSRSECGKWVACTNSDAKKKSLRDPADYISDFELDLALANSTDECSSFEVDLLGVTTKYFYPKPGYLAKEIRDGEKKLWKSVKATSDTVLVGRKSDGCDHCCSCLIYGKGDKEVLEMTLIVPPTRRWYYFEKLVEHGVKSLEMYF
- a CDS encoding signal peptide containing protein (encoded by transcript BEWA_051300A), coding for MKVAAILFSAVSVLAASAAVLDFKNPDAALGELVHGDHHNLKAVVFEAAAGADVEGFNCAGHFTWTAPAGKKVAKVNAVSQCKKDGLAVVHVALVDGEDVFLGFNGKVHEVLTHEAFVAKLKAAGCPHAHELPDDNLFNKLKESLKAAAHQSSS
- a CDS encoding conserved hypothetical protein (encoded by transcript BEWA_051310A), yielding MLWSSGVRKLSSGLRTLPALEPAKDLETRRMIDKYHRYMFFFIGFALAANLNTSLLTETLFECDNFANKCNFSYFASGLAAFLLASFTLHLDFKSMLVFGWLFVPLQISLVLIGVFGEGVGARNAFIICYAVYGALEGFTLKSCTFVISRFFLNSTISILSAGYPASDIVLGCFQYLVEHLVGLETTSSIRLCLALCHLFQTVLTIIGLIWATVLYFKYSSRGSEETTSTRDEFSRFTQFLRVASHIRFYYPRVMLFGLTSFIVAFFFPCLIPFLFDISHTAKLVISLTFTLMDVIGLVYSSTVDETVDPSGRNESQSHISFLFFRDLRLYVAGVLALAICAFTLWARCQGDYEFVKSAEAIFFITVVTCFVDGYLYGRALNGCNPILEYYNTQVDEEGNKIVSDEIIEMNNTVNDVSMVLEYVFSAVSLCASNVTEELILKSLAKTA